The Chryseolinea soli nucleotide sequence TATTTGTTTTTCTAAAAATTCGGGATAGCGGTCGCCTACAAGTGTAATTCCATCTACTGTTGTGTTGATTTTTTTAAGTTCATTGGCTGTTAGTACAATATTCGTACTGCCAATGTTTTCGTCTAAACGATGCAATTTTGTCGTCCCTGGTATTGGTGCTATCCAAGGCTTTTGAGCCAAGAGCCAAGCCAATGCTAATTGTCCAGTCGTAACATTTTTTTGTTTAGCAATCTCAGAAAGTGCTTCCACTAAAACCAGATTGGCCTTTATATTTTCTTCGCTGAAACGAGGAATAATATTTCTACGGTCTATATCCTCTAATTTTTTGTTTATTATACCTGTGAGGAAGCCTTTGCCCAAAGGACTGAACGGAACGAAACCAATTCCTAACTCTTCTAAAGTTGGTATGATTTCATTTTCTGGCTCACGCCAAAACAAAGAGTATTCGCTTTGTAATGCTGATACAGGTTGAATTGAATGTGCTTTTCGAATAGTTTTAGCACTTGCTTCCGATAAACCGAAATATTTTACTTTACCCTCTTGTATCAGGTCTTTTACAGTTCCTGCAACATCTTCTATCGGAACATTAGGGTCAACTCTGTGCTGGTAAAGCAAATCAATGTAATCTGTTTTTAATCTTTTTAGCGATGCTTCGGTTACTGCTTTTATAGTTTCGGGTCTGCTGTCTAAACCTACTGCTGGTTTAGCATCTTTACAACCAAATTTTGTGGCGATTACCACATCTTTTCTATAAGGCTGTAATGCCTCGCCAACAATTTCTTCGTTGGTGTAAGGTCCGTAAGCTTCCGCGGTATCAAAAAATGTAATACCTCTTTCAACTGCATTGTGGAGTAGAGTTAGGGCCTCCTTTTTCTCAAGTCCTTTTCCGTCCAAAAAGTTTAAACCCATACAGCCAAAGCCTAATGCGGAAACTTCTAATCCGCTATTTCCTAAT carries:
- a CDS encoding aldo/keto reductase, yielding MQKRKLGNSGLEVSALGFGCMGLNFLDGKGLEKKEALTLLHNAVERGITFFDTAEAYGPYTNEEIVGEALQPYRKDVVIATKFGCKDAKPAVGLDSRPETIKAVTEASLKRLKTDYIDLLYQHRVDPNVPIEDVAGTVKDLIQEGKVKYFGLSEASAKTIRKAHSIQPVSALQSEYSLFWREPENEIIPTLEELGIGFVPFSPLGKGFLTGIINKKLEDIDRRNIIPRFSEENIKANLVLVEALSEIAKQKNVTTGQLALAWLLAQKPWIAPIPGTTKLHRLDENIGSTNIVLTANELKKINTTVDGITLVGDRYPEFLEKQIDK